The Gossypium hirsutum isolate 1008001.06 chromosome D07, Gossypium_hirsutum_v2.1, whole genome shotgun sequence genome includes the window AAATAAATACTGAAAACAATAATGATaatgaatttattaataaattaggtAAATGTGTATTATTATAATCATCATATGATTGGTCTTTGGACATAGTCAACACTTTTGGTAAATTCCCTTGTTGTTGAACATGAGTCTATGCTTGCCAGAAGAAAGGACTGAGTCATTGATTCAAGCTTCTATCCAACAAAGTACATCTAATTCCAATCTCATTGTTATTGATACTAGTCCTTCTATTGCTAATGTGTTTGAAATTGACATCATTGAACCTGTCTCTGTCCTTGATAATACACCTAGTGAGAAACCCCGTATTGAGCTAGGAGAGACTAAAACTGATGATGTTGTGGTTATGGGAGTAAGCACTTGTACTGGCACCGGAGCAAAGACATACTTCTCAAGTGTCGTTCGAGAAGAACTTTGTATTAGAAGAtggattatattttagttattttattaaaagtGAACAAACTAATCCTAATGcattaaattaaagagcaaatGAATTGttccattaaaaattttattaatttctgcAGTTAAGTAATAATGTGACTAATGGAGCAAGTAGGTAGGGATACATAGCATGCCACATGCACCTCATGTTTGACACATcagaaaatatttgaaaaaataaaaaacatcctaaaaataattacttttttaaaaagttattaaaaaccCCACATCAAGAATTAACATTGATTTGTCTAGGTTTATTTTAGATGTggtttttcaaatatttttaaaaaaaattataaaatatatagaaaattatttaaaaattatcaagaattataataattttttaaaaaagtattaaaatttaataaaagttatttaaaattacaTTAGACATTTGAATTGCAAATTAATAATCATAATtgagttaaaatttatttaaatatttaataattatgatgatgaattactataaatatttaaaaaaattgaaatgaaaaataacttgaaaaatagtgtaaaatttaaTTGAAGTGAaagcttttgttttaattaagtagTTGTTTCCTCCCTTTTTGTCCACTTAGTGGAACAatatgagaatatatatatattataaattaggACAAAAAAAACCAATAAAGATTTAAGGGAATATGATCAAAGTATAAATATTGTTCActggaaaaacaaaaagttatagattctattattttggatttgtAGTTTGGTTAGGgctattttatttttggttatttatttttaattaattaaatttttaatatttttattaacttttaataatttcagtaattttttataattattaatattcttaaataattttccatattttcaataattttttataattatttgaaaaaccaCATTTAGGATGAGCCTGTACACATCAGCATGAGGTACACATGACACTTCATGTGTCGTTGCCTACTTGCTCTGTTAGCCACGTTATCACTTAACGATagaaatagatgaatttttttaatgaaatgacAAGTTTTTTTTAATCTAACATACAAGTGCTAATCTACCTATTTTTTCAgtagaagaaataaaatacaatctgactcctaatacaaaaacctttataatacttttaccacAATATCTCAATTTGGTATGCTAATTTGTTGAAAGCTAGCAAGCAAAAGATATTGCTTTGTCACTGTCCATTTTTTTTATGACAATCCAATGATTTATCTCTTTAACCTTTAGATTTCGTTTTCTCAAATATATCGACATTGTCACATAATCTCTAACAACATGAACCATGAGGTGTGATATTGTGGTGATTGTTCACCTTATCCCTTAATATTATGGTCGTGGATTTAATACTATTTGTGGGAATGAGCCCATTTCATGACTAACTGTTACCTATTTAGAAAACACCCGTAACGAAGAAATTAATCACTACTTCCAAAATTgtgaaaagaaattataaaattatggaaACTAATGAAGAATTTATAGAATTCCCAAACTAATTTTCGTCAGAAATGgtaatttttgtgagaaatgaTTAGTTTTTGTCAAAAACGGTAAATTTTGTCAGAAATGGTTGGAAACAAAATCAGGGGGctttaatatttaaaatccaGCATAAACTCTATTTAAGCCGTAGAGGTAACACAATCAGAAGcacaaaagaaaatattactaAAGTAAAAAAGTAAATATTGTGTTGAAAAATGGAAGAACAATTGATATTTGCGTGGGCAATGATATTCTGCATCGCCATAGCGCCCGTCTATGGGGAATACTATTCCAAGACTGTTACACCTAGTTCAAAGGCGGAAAAAGTGACCAATCTTCACTTCTTCCTCCACGATACCCTCAGTGGAGAAAACCCTAGTGCAGTTCTGGTAGCCCATGCTAACCTCACCAGGAAAGACCATTCCCCAGTTCCGTTTGGCAGCTTGTTTGCTATCGATGATCCGCTCAGAGTAGGGCCTGAACCAACATCCAAGATAATCGGCAACGCCCAAGGACTGTACCTATCATCCAGTCAAGATGCTTCCAAGTTTACAATAGTTTTGTACGCTGATTTTGCGTTTACGACTGGCAAGTTTAAAGGGAGCTCCTTCAGTATATTCTCTAGGAATCCGGTGACCGAAGCTAAACGTGAAGTGACAATCGTGGGAGGGAGAGGTCGGTTTAGGATGGCTAGAGGGTTTGCCCATATTAAGACCAGCTATTTCAATGCTACTACAGGAGATGCTATTCTCGATTACAAAGTTactttatatcattattaaaacCATAAGAATGCAGAAATACAGGAATCCAATCATGagagaaaattaatattttcctaAGACTGAAAATGTGATATCATAATTAATACTTGTTATGATTCTGTGAAGAATTGGGGAATAACGCTAGTGATCCCATAATATACATTTTATCTTCCTTTACAAATACTGCTTACTTTCCAAGGGatttctattaattatttatggTGTTTATATGAATGATTCTGAAATATTTTGATGGCAAATTTGTGACAAAATAGCTAAAAATAATAGAGAAAAGGGTGAGATGGTAAGGCAAACTTATTACACGACCCAGACAATAGCATTACTGAATTCATATCATATTTGTGTTATGaaataatgaaaggaaaagaCATAACTAAAGAGAGAATATGAAAGAGATACAAGAGTGATAAATgagagaatttttttatttcattcctTGTGTATACCTCTACAAGCCTTGCAcatgcctctatttatagttctTCTAACATAATACAATCCCTTAACTTATAAAGAATAAATAGAGGCTTAATTACAATATAAAAGCTACATAATTCCATtggagaaattttaaattttttgaaaattttaagcaaaaatgaaaaataagcaaacaaaacacacaaaaataaagtCCATGTATACCCTACGCTTAAGTTATACATTATCCTCAATGTGTCCACTTACTAAAGATAAGTTTGAGAAATTCCATTGGTAAAAGGTGATGTGCAAAAAATTTTTTAGGTCCTCTTCAAACTTCGTTGAAAGCTCAAAAATGTTGTGTAACTTCCGGTGAGCGAACCTACATAGAAAAACATATAAAACAcaccaaaataaaatatgcaataataaagaaagaaaaacaaaaacaaaaataatcatcCAAGTTCAAAATGAGTTCTCAGTTATGAGTCTTCACTACTCATCCAAAATTCCTCTATCATGTTCCACTTTCATGGGTTCCCCAACATCTACTTAGTCAACACACAATGAAATCCAAATACATAACCTCTTGAGGTGTGTCAAACGCCCTTCCAAAATAATGTTCGACTCGTTGTCCATTTGCTTGCTACAAAAATGGGATCCTTCATCACTTAAAAGTTCTCCTGGAGTTCCAAATCTAGAGAAAATGTTTTCCTTGAAGAATTTCACCACTGGTTTCGTATCATTTGTTGGTATCACAACCACTTCCACCCATTTAGAAATATAGTTCACCTCCAATAAAATGTAATGATTACCAAAAGAACTTTGGAAACAAACTCATAAATTCAATTCCTCAAACATCGAACATTTTCACTTCCAAAATTCCTCTTTAGGGCATCTCATCTCGTTTGGAGATATTTCCTGTATGTTGGCAACAATCACATTTTCTTACAAACTCATAAGAATCCCAAATCATGGTAGGCCAATAAAACCTCGAATGTAGCACTTTTTGCGCCGTTCGCTTGCCTCCGAAATGATCTCTACAAGGTGAAGCATGACATCCTTCTAAAATCTTGACAACTTCTTCCTCTACCACATAACGAAGAATTAGTTTATCAGTACACTACTGGAAGGCATACGATTCCTCCCAAATGTAGTCCCTTGCATTATGCATAATCTTTTGCTTTTGTTGAGTCGAGGCATTAATTGGGAAAAAAAACCCTTCTACAAAACAGTTCACAATACCAACATATCATGGTGCCGACGATGGCTTCCCTTACACTTGACAACACTCTAAACGGAATAATTGTTCATCAATGAAGCTCTCGTTAATAGCATTGTTACCACTCAACTCTTCATCAGTGAAATGTCTACTAAGGAACTTTACaattataattaacatatatCCACCAACGTCATTAACAAACATATGTACACATATCATATAAGTGCACCTTAAGTGTCTTCACATACTCatgatcaaatcaaaattaataaaggCCTTATGAGCATGTTCATTTTCACATGTAGTCACCATAGATGCTTTACATTTAAATACACATTTACACATTTTTTTAGGCCTTATGCATATCCATTTCATTTAATAGTTTCCAATAGAGAAAATTCATATTTACCTTAGTCTTTATCTTTTACATGACAAAACTCATGTTTTAACATGGTGTCGACTCTATCGACTAAAGGTAGGAAAATAACCAATATGTCTTATTTATAACCATAGTGGCATTTACtcacatttttaaaacttttaaaacttgtaaaattttaaaaaaggggcATTGGATTATGTATTGGAAGAGAGAGccaaaacttttaaaactttggGCTCGAAACTTTTGATTTTGGGCCTTTGGAGCACTTTAGCATTTTTAAAGTGAAAAAAGGGGGGAAGAACCCACACCATTAGCTGGCAGCAGCCAGCCAAACCCCTTATGGAAACCCTtctttcttctcattttcttatcttttctTCTAAGATCAAACCATTTCTTAGCATCAAAACTTTTGATTTCTTGATAAAATCAAGTAGGAAACTTAATTCTAATCTCAATTCCTCCATCAACTTCACCATTCAAGTCAGAGAGAAAATAGAAGCTAGTGAGAGAAAGTTTCATCAAGGTAATAAATACTAATTTCCATTAACAAGCTAGGAAAGCTTGTGTATTAATTTTGGATATGTTTTTTGTGTACATGGAAAATGAGGAGATGTTGACATTGAGCTTCCAAGTTAAGATGATGATGATGGAAACAAGTTTTTGGAGGCATGATACTGTATTTAAGAGCATCCAAGAGATAAGTAACTTTGGATACTCCTACTTATTCTACGTTATTATATtaggaaaaaaatgataaatttatgtaataaatGTGAAAATGATAGTGAAATGTATGCATGCAAATGTTATGAAATAAGTCATTAATATGTGTTACAGAAAAAATACGTTATAAGCTAATCAAATGAAATGGGAAACTTTGGTTGCTATGAAAGTGATAACGAGTATATTTGGATATGTAGGAACATGTATGAATCATGttagttaaatcaaaattttaataatgtcATTATGTCCAAGTAATGCAATGAattgcaaattcttgcaaaatttCCACAGATTCAATATaaggtaaaaatgtgaaaatggttatatgaaattaatgaatatatatatgatgtataATCGAGATCATAAATTTAATATGTTATAACATGGAAATGAAATCATATGAAAAATGTGTATATGAATTGTCATGTGGTGATGATGTGTGATATGGATTTTGTAATACAATAGGGATTAGTGAAATAGTGAAGGTATAATTGGCATGTCAATAAGGATTAGTGTGCGTTCTTTGTGTTAGAAGCTTTACGGCACTACACATAAGTGCATAATAAGGCTCTAATGCTTGGTGTGATGGTTGGGTTGCACTTATTGTGCAACAAATGTACGATGTTCAGTTGGAATCctgaatatttaattttattttactaagGTTTAATAAAGTCAAAGTGCTTAAAATTGGCTAAGAAGAACTATAAGTGAATGTTTCTTGTTATAATCGAAACAAAAAAAAGTCACATGTGCTAAGTATATATTAGTGTCAATGAAAAGATTATAAACTTGGTCAAATATGAAAGGATTGATTAAGGGAATACATGTGGACCTAAAAGTGAGTGAATAAGAGAATAactagaaaattaattaaatgaaaacatATTTAGGGCCAGTtctcattgcttttgaaaagtgctatgaaaaaatgcttttgagaagtgcttttaaaaagtttggtttaaaatttgagtgtttagttTTGCTGTCAAAAattgcttttgagaaataaaatgtccattttagacatgttattatcaagtaacaaatatgcatttaaataatatttaaattagttaatattattatattttagtaagaatataaaaaaatattataacttgttgttaatattttaatatatgaaatataaattttaaatatttttaagcaataaatattaattatttataaaatttaattagaatatataaactatattttaaatatttaaatataaccattaaatatttataattagtattttaaaaaatattttttttatttttaattaatgattttaacacatttataattaagcaccaagaaaaaaaggaaaatactctgttattggaggggtgaaaaagtaattaagcact containing:
- the LOC107956577 gene encoding dirigent protein 15 — encoded protein: MEEQLIFAWAMIFCIAIAPVYGEYYSKTVTPSSKAEKVTNLHFFLHDTLSGENPSAVLVAHANLTRKDHSPVPFGSLFAIDDPLRVGPEPTSKIIGNAQGLYLSSSQDASKFTIVLYADFAFTTGKFKGSSFSIFSRNPVTEAKREVTIVGGRGRFRMARGFAHIKTSYFNATTGDAILDYKVTLYHY